AGCATCACTTTTAAAAGTGAAGAAATTTGATTTATCAAGTTCTTCTCTAGCACTTGTTAGTTCATGAGTACTTAAAGATGGTTTTTTAGGCGGTGGAGGTACTGGTGTATCTGGTGGAGTTATTTTATCTCTCCTGCTCAAAATTGATTCACAATTCTTGATTTTGTTAATTGCTTTGGTATAGTTTGGAACAATTTTTAAAGCTGAATAATATTCTTCAATTGCAGCTTGATATTCCTTGTTATTCCTGAGATATTCACCTTGATCAAAAAATATATCAACAAGTCTACGACCTCGTTTATGCCTTTGTTGTACTAGTGAATGTTCTTCCCATACTGAATCAAGAACGGCAGCAGCTTTTTCATCAAATCTACAACCACTTCCTCCAAAATTAAAATTTACTCCTTTAAACTCAGACATTTTCTTTAAATCTTTTTGTTCCAAAGGAACATTGAAATCTACTATTGAATCAATTTGAATATAAACAGAAAAACAACCATTATCATATACATCTAGATATGCTTCACTTAAGTCTGAATATTTTCTGTCTAGACGCTTCAATTGATCATCTTTTGGCGCTGCTATCACATGACCAGCAGCAATAAACCCACTAGGATAATTACCAATATTACCGCTTGTTTTAAAATAGGCTCTATCTCCCACTTTTATAAATTTAGAATTGCCACAACTCCAAAATGTCCTATAGTAGTCTTTGTCCTCGGCAAATTTCAACTTGATTTTTTCTGGTAAGTTTTTATTTGGAATTATTTCTTTTTCAGTATAGTAGTCAGCTTCAGGGTTGCACAGAAAAATTATAGTTGCCATAAGAGATACAACTTACTAATTATGACAATCATAATGTTAGCTATCAAATATACTAACTATAAGCCGTATATTCACCATAATTTTCACGTAACCTCATCTTGCTGCTTGAGTAATTCCACAACTCTTTGCGCCTTTACGCCTTTGCGTGAGACTTAAAATTTTTGACTTCTAATCTTCATACAAGCATTATTATGTAAGTAGAACGGTGCAAATAAACCGAACTATATTACGAAAAGTAAAGTGGCTTAAAAACCTCTTCCCTCCTGACTTCTGCCTTCTGCCTCCTGCCTTGTCATAACGACAATTTTTAACATCGACCTACTTATACCTATAATTCACAAATTTAGGTTTATATAGTAAATAAACAGCCAAGAAATAAATTTCTGGCTGCCAATTTAAATTCAGTGAAACTTTTACTCTCTATCTTTTGCCTTCAATTGCCAGATTTACTCTGACTGAATCGGGTTATCTTTCGGATTAACTAACCTTAGTAATTTCTGCTTAATCTGAGCGTCAAAAACTTCCCATTTCATCTTGGCATAAGCAGGATTTTCGTTACTACCTGAGAGAAAACCCATTGGAATTTCAAAACCACCAGCGCTGGTTCTACCACCGCCAAAAAAGCGTCCGGTGCTGTCTTGACCAAAGGCTTCTTTGATGAATTCATCGGGGTCGAGGGTGAGTTTGGTGGTTCTGAGAGAACCGATAACTACTTCTAGTTCGTCGTCTTCATCGTGAACAATACCGTAAACTACTGCGGTGTGGACGTTTTCTTCTGTGACTAAGAAATCAGCTGCTTGGGGAATAGCATCGCGGTCATCGTAGCGCAGATAACCAACACCAGCAATGGAAAAGTTATTCTGTACTATACGATTTTTGAGCGATCGCTCAATTACATCCATCACCCGCTTTGAACGGTTCGCTTGAAGAATCGCGTTCAATAATTGAGCGTCATAAAATCGACTCAGGTAAGCAGCCGCCATAAAATCTTCTTCTTGCGCTTGCATCAGTCGATTTGTATCCGATCGCAAGCCGTGCATCAAGGCTGTGGCACATTTAACGTGGTGGCTAATGCTGCTGTCTAAAGCCAGTAACCCAGATTGTAGATACTGGGTAAAAATCGTTGCTGTTGCTCGTACATAAGGACGGACATCGACAAACTCTGATTTGAGTTCTGTCTGTAAGCTGTGATGGTCAACCACTGCTATTAAGGGCATTCCAGCCTGTTGTACTGGGGTTAATAACTGACTGGTGGTTCCTTGATTGTCAATTAATACAAAGCCTTGATAACAAGACAAATCTTTGGATTTAACATTTTGTGGTGTCCAACGCTGGGCTGGTAAATTTGTCAGCTTGACTAAGGCGATATTCTCTTGATGGCTCAAAGTCCCAGCGTAAACAATTTCACATTTAATGTCGTATTGTTGAGCGATTAGCTGGTAAGCCCAAGCACATGAAAGCGCATCAGGGTCAGGAAAATCTTGCAAAATGATTAGCTGGCGCTCATGTCTATGGGCTAATAGGGTCTTTTGCAGTTCCTCGGCTTTTTGAAAAGTTAAGGAATTGTTACGTTGACCGAGATAAACACTCACTCCATCGCTTGTAGAGGCTGGCAAGGATGGCCGATTCAGTGGTAGTTCAACGACTTCTTGGTCTACCTCAGCATCCTCTGGACTCGGCTCTGTGGTCAATGAAAAACTCTCTGACTGCTTCAAGGAAGAATTTAGTTGCATAGAAAACATCTTTGTTAAGTGTGAGGCCTTATTGATTGAGAAAGTTACAACCAGGGTTTTACTGATTTAGCCACACATCTTGATCTTCGCAAAAATATAGAAACCTGGGGATACGTATCTTGGTGTATTTTTTGTCAAGATAACTAGGCAAAATTTTCTCAACTTCTACCCAATTACATATAGCGGCAGAAAATCAATGTTTCGGGTTTATGGTCAAACTTTAATTTTTATTGTCGCTAGACCATTCTCTGAGTTAGAGAGAATTTTTTGAGCAAGTCTAGATTTTTTAAGTTTATGGGTATATAGTAGGAGACTGTTGAATTATTTAGGTAGATGCCAGCACACTACTTTAACAGCTACTGTTGGGCTATCCCCAGAAGCAACTGCAATTCTTTCTTAGAATGCAACACCAGTGGTAGTAGTATGTTAGCACCTAACCTATCATTGTCCCTAATCAGACAAAACCGCCACACTTGACAACAGATTGTTGTGGCTATGTCAAGCTAGAGTGAAATTATTAGTGTCAAAGACCTATCACATATTTTTGCCACTCTTGATGCAGACCACTTTTAAGATGCTTACTAACCTCAAAATAGAGGCTACTGTAAGGTTGGCGGGGTAAATGACGTAGGAGCATGTGTGCTTCTTGAGGTGTGCGATTGCCTTTTTTCACATTGCAACGGACACAAGCCGTAACTATGTTTTCCCAGCTATCGCCGCCACCACGCGATCGCGGTATGACATGATCTAAAGTCAATTCGTCCCCTGTATAGCCACAATATTGACAAGTGTGTCCGTCGCGGTGCAGAAGGTTTCGACGAGTCAAAGGCATCTCTTTATAGGGAACACGCACATAATGGCGTAAGCGAATCACCGTTGGCAACGGGAAACCCGCGTAAAGTAACCTGCCATTGTGTTCGACTCGTTCTGCCTTGCCTTTGATTAACAAAACCGCAGCGCGTCGCCAGCTAGTAATATTGAGCGGTTCGTAAGAGGCGTTTAAGACTAAAACCTTACCCATTGATTAAAGCTCAAGGTATTAGTTTTACATATATTAACACGATTCTCTTCTCCTTGGGAGATGAGAATAAATTATACTTCCGGAATAATTAAATAATTGTTGTATTCAATCAGAAATTTTTGACTAAACATCTTAATCGTTAGTTCTCACTGCACAATTACGATGAGATAAAGCCAGGGATACCTTAATTTGGCGCTAAATCTGAAGTAAAAAGAAATACTTGTAAATTTTTATTAACTGTAGTTGAAAGTATTTTTCAATACCCAATTCCTTTTGAGAAAAAGTTTTCAATCAACACGGAAGTAGCTTAAATGAGTATGAATATCTAAAAATGAATACATAATTGTGAAAGTTTATTGGTGGTGTGATAGGAGAACAGAAATATGCTAAGTCGTGATCAAGTGACTAGTGTTACATCTCATCAACAGTGCGACACTTATGCGTGGTTTTCCCAGCGTGCTTGGGTAGAAATTGATTTAGATGCGTTGTCGCACAATGTACAGCAACTAAAGCAGTTGTTATCACCACGTACTCAGTTGATGGCGGTAGTCAAAGCTGATGCTTATGGACACGGAGCAGTCACAGTCGCGCAAACAGCATTACAATCGGGAGCTAGTTGGTTAGGAGTCGCCACTGTTCCAGAGGGGATTCAATTACGGGAAGCGGGAATACAAGCGCCAATATTGATTTTAGGCGCAACCCAAACACCAGAGCAAATTCATGCGATCGCTCATTGGAAACTCCAGCCAACATTATGCAGTCCCAAACAAGCTTTAATTTTTTCCAATATTTTAGAAGCAATTAACTACGGTTCCCCTGTACCTGTACATATTAAATTGGATACGGGAATGTCGCGATTAGGGACGAATTGGCAAGAAGCGGCCGAGTTTGTGCAGTTAGTCGAACGCTTACCGCATTTGACAATTGCGAGTGTTTATTCCCACTTAGCCACTGCTGATAGTCCTGATCCAGCAATTATGGCAGAACAGCATAGCAGATTTAAAACTGCGATCGCCCAAATTCAAAAAATCGGCATCAAAATTCCGAGCTTGCACTTAGCAAACACAGCCGCCACTCTCGCAGATTCCCAACTGCACTACGATATGGTAAGAGTGGGTTTAGGCGTTTACGGTCTTGCTCCTGCACCCCATTTAAAACAAAAAATTCACTTAAAACCTGTGTTACAGGTAAAAGCGCGAATCACTCAAGTCAAAACTATCGCCGCTGGTACTGGTGTTAGCTACGGCCATCAATTTGTAGCTGACAGAGAAATGCGTATTGCTGTTGTGGCTATTGGCTACGCTGATGGTATCCCACGCAACCTTTCTAATAAGATGCAGGTATTGTTGCGCGGTCAGCGAGTACCTCAAATTGGCGCAATTACAATGGATCAATTGATGATCGATATCAGTATGATTCCTGAGATTCAAGAAGGGGAAATTGTTACTTTATTAGGCGACCAAGGAAAAGAACAAATCACTGCTGATGATTGGGCTGCACAATTAAATACGATTTCTTGGGAAATTTTGTGTGGGTTCAAGCATCGCCTACCGCGTGTGGGAGTTATCTAGTAGTCTTGGAAATGTATGAGGGTGAAGTGTACATAATTA
This window of the Nostoc sp. HK-01 genome carries:
- a CDS encoding TPR repeat-containing protein, with translation MATIIFLCNPEADYYTEKEIIPNKNLPEKIKLKFAEDKDYYRTFWSCGNSKFIKVGDRAYFKTSGNIGNYPSGFIAAGHVIAAPKDDQLKRLDRKYSDLSEAYLDVYDNGCFSVYIQIDSIVDFNVPLEQKDLKKMSEFKGVNFNFGGSGCRFDEKAAAVLDSVWEEHSLVQQRHKRGRRLVDIFFDQGEYLRNNKEYQAAIEEYYSALKIVPNYTKAINKIKNCESILSRRDKITPPDTPVPPPPKKPSLSTHELTSAREELDKSNFFTFKSDADACEKITVSIARRQGQQKFRQSLLEAYSRKCAITNFDAEAALEAAHIIPYIETENNEPSNGLLLRADLHTLFDLNLITIDPETLKVYIHPTLQKTEYRTLEGKKLQVPQDEIYHPNKQFLKQRFEQCIW
- a CDS encoding phosphoesterase RecJ domain-containing protein, whose amino-acid sequence is MQLNSSLKQSESFSLTTEPSPEDAEVDQEVVELPLNRPSLPASTSDGVSVYLGQRNNSLTFQKAEELQKTLLAHRHERQLIILQDFPDPDALSCAWAYQLIAQQYDIKCEIVYAGTLSHQENIALVKLTNLPAQRWTPQNVKSKDLSCYQGFVLIDNQGTTSQLLTPVQQAGMPLIAVVDHHSLQTELKSEFVDVRPYVRATATIFTQYLQSGLLALDSSISHHVKCATALMHGLRSDTNRLMQAQEEDFMAAAYLSRFYDAQLLNAILQANRSKRVMDVIERSLKNRIVQNNFSIAGVGYLRYDDRDAIPQAADFLVTEENVHTAVVYGIVHDEDDELEVVIGSLRTTKLTLDPDEFIKEAFGQDSTGRFFGGGRTSAGGFEIPMGFLSGSNENPAYAKMKWEVFDAQIKQKLLRLVNPKDNPIQSE
- a CDS encoding alanine racemase; this encodes MLSRDQVTSVTSHQQCDTYAWFSQRAWVEIDLDALSHNVQQLKQLLSPRTQLMAVVKADAYGHGAVTVAQTALQSGASWLGVATVPEGIQLREAGIQAPILILGATQTPEQIHAIAHWKLQPTLCSPKQALIFSNILEAINYGSPVPVHIKLDTGMSRLGTNWQEAAEFVQLVERLPHLTIASVYSHLATADSPDPAIMAEQHSRFKTAIAQIQKIGIKIPSLHLANTAATLADSQLHYDMVRVGLGVYGLAPAPHLKQKIHLKPVLQVKARITQVKTIAAGTGVSYGHQFVADREMRIAVVAIGYADGIPRNLSNKMQVLLRGQRVPQIGAITMDQLMIDISMIPEIQEGEIVTLLGDQGKEQITADDWAAQLNTISWEILCGFKHRLPRVGVI